The sequence ATTCCAGGAGCCATCCCATGTTCATTTTTTAACACGTGACTTCCTTCTAACACAAGCGCCTGTTTTCGATTGTTTGGGGACATCGGACGATTTGTTTTTGAGAAATAATCACAAATGGATTGCCATGCTTCTTCGTCTAAAACGAGCGATTTATTTAACATCTTTGCAATCGTTTCTTTTGTTAAATCATCTTTCGTCGGTCCAAGTCCCCCCGTAAAAATAATCAAATTCGAGCGTTGCTTTGCTACTTCAATCGCATGTGTAAGCCTTTGAGGATTATCTCCAACAACCGTATGATAATATACATCTATCCCTATTTCAGCTAATTGTTGAGATAAAAATTGAGCATTTGTATTTGCAATTTGGCCAAGCAAGAGCTCCGAGCCAACGGCGATAATTTCTGCTTTCATCCTTCTCCCATCCCTTTTTTATTTACTTCGAATGACGAAATGCGTGTTTATTTTTAACAAAGTAATCCCATCCTGACCAGATTGTGAAAATGAGTGCAATCCATAAAGAAATGTCCGCAAACGGAAACGACAGCAGGGAGAAAGGAAGATTGTGCAAAAGAAGGGCGGCGATCGCTACAATTTGCGTCCACGTTTTAATTTTTCCAAGCATGTTCGCTGCCACCACTTCCCCCTCTCCAGCCAACACAAGCCTCAATCCGGTTACCGCAAATTCACGACTAATAATAACAATGACCATCCACGCTGGCGCCAAATCCAATTGAACGAGCGCAATGAGCGCAGCCGATACAAGCAATTTATCTGCAAGTGGGTCAAGAAATTTTCCTAAATTCGTTACTAACCCATATTTTCGTGCATAGTATCCATCAATCCAGTCTGTTGTTGATGCAATAATAAAAATAAGCGCGGCAACAGCGTGTGTCATCGGCAATTGCTCTGTTCCGATTTGAATCATACCTAAGTCAATCGGTGCCAAGAGGAAAATTAGGAAAAAAGGAATAAGTAGCATTCGGGCAATTGTAATTTGATTCGGTATATTCACAGTACTAACCTCCAACACGTCATACAACATCATTGTTTTTTATAAACAATCGTAATATCTTGACGAACGTGATCACTTGGATTAACAGGGTATTCAAGTGTTTGTCCGTTTATTTTCACTTCTGTATTTAATGTTTGTCCGATGACTAACAACACTTCTGTTTCGTTCGTCAAATCGAACGTTTCAGCTTGATTAGCATACATCATTTTTCGTGTGAATGCTTTGCCTTTCCCATTTTTCACTTCAATCCACGCATCACCCTTTGTTGCAATGTCAATGATCAACTGTTCCCCCGTGACTTCAAGTGTCGATTTTCGACCATTCGTGTCTACTACCTTAATCATTGCTGTCGATGGTTGCTCTTGCTCTTTTTCTAGTTGTTGTTCGTTCTGTTTTTCAGATTGTTGTTCATTTTGTTTTTCAGGCTGTTGTTCGTTCGCCTGCTCAGATTGCTCAAATTCTGTCTCCTCATTTATCACCTGCTCTTGCGGTTGTTCATCCATCGTTCGGTTTTGAAAGAAAAACCATAGAACAACCGCTACTCCAACAGCTAACATACCGATTAAAATTTTGGGGAGGATATTCAGTACTTTTTCACCTTGTTCTGATAATTGTCGCGATTTAACACGCGATAATTCGCCAGGAAGTTCTTCTTGCTGAGCATTTGGAATTTCGTTTGCGTATTGTTCAAACAGCTCTTCGGGATCAAGGCCGACCGCTTCAGCATACTGACGAATAAACGCGCGAACATAAAACTTCCCGGGCATAATCACATAATTTCCTTGTTCAATTGCGATCAAGTATCGCTTCTGAATTTTAGTGATTTCTTGTAAATCATCTAAGCTCATATTGCTCTGTTCTCTCGCTTCTTTTAAACGCTTCCCTAACTCTGTCAACGGAAACACCTTCCATCTTTAAAAGTCGATATTTGAAAAACCGTCGTTGCCGAAGAAAGAAGATTGGTCAACAAGATCGTACGTAATTTCCTCATCTGCATCATGACGCAATTCAATAATATAATCAAAATCATCAAGTTTATATTCCGTATGCCTTACAAAAATATCGGGATGTTCAATCACTTTTGTTGCTGGTAATCGCATCAACTCACGAATCAGTTGCCAATGCCGCTCGTTTGAACGACGTGTTGATACAATCCCATCAACAATAAATACATTATTTTCGTTATACTCATCTTCAATTAATTGGCTACGAACTGTTTGTTTAATTAACGTAGATGAGACAAATAGCCAACGCTTGTTCGCACATACGCTCGCAGCTACGATGGATTCCGTTTTTCCAACACGCGGCATGCCACGAATGCCAATTAACTTGTGACCTTCTTGTTTAAATAACTCGGCCATAAAATCGACAAGCAATCCTAATTCGTCACGAACGAACCGAAACGTTTTTTTATCGTCGGCATCACGCTGAATATAACGCCCATGCCGAACGGCGAGACGGTCGCGTAGCTTCGGCTCGCGCAACTTCGTCACCGTGATATCTTCCATCGTTGCCAAAATGGATTGTAGCCGTTCAATTTGCTCATGGCTTTTGCATAACAAAAGCATCCCTCGACGTGAATCGTCCACTCCGTTAATTGTGATGATGTTGATGGACAACATACCAAGTAGCGATGCAATATCCCCCAACAATCCCGGACGATTGATATGTATTTCATATTCTAAATACCATTCTTTCTTTTCCATATACCCCTTCTCCCCTTTACGTTACACGATACGATCCTAAAGCAACACTTTGTCGAAACACGCATGTATGTTTATTTTACCATCTGAATGCGAGAATGAAAAGGACAGACAACCGTTTTTTGTGAACAGATAAACATAGTAAAACAAGCTGGCGAATGTCACCAGCTTGCCCATATTACTTACTTATTTTGTACAAGTTTAATCATCATGTTGGCTATTGCATGTTGCTCTTGCTCATTTGCTACGTGCCACAAATCAGCAAGTACACGCTCTTCCGGGTTTTTCGGATCGACTTGTTTTGCCAAGTAGTCGCCAATCTGATAAGCGATATCCGAAATGACTTGTTGGTTCATCCCTTGCGCTTCCGCTTGATGAAGACGATCAGCTAAAAAGCTTTTCCATTGCTCAAAATTATCAAGAACAGACATATGCAAACCTCCTTGAAATTCGTTTCAAGAACAGTTTGCTTTATGAAACAAAAAATTATGCTTGCTTAACAATACCAACCGCCATTGACGGATAAAATTTGTCCTGTAATATACGATGCATCGTCAGAAATTAAAAACGATACCGCTTTAGCTACATCTTCTGGTTTCCCGATTCTCCCGAGTGGAATCTCGTTCGCTAACGCTTCTAACTCCTCTGCAGTAAACTCCTGAAGCATCGGTGTATCAATGGCTCCTGGAGCAATGGCATTTACTCGTATGCCACTTGGCGCAACTTCTTTCGCTAACGCTTTGACGAACGTATTTTGCGCGCCCTTCACCATCGAATACAATACTTCGCATGACGCCCCTGTGAGTCCCCAGATCGATGAAATGACAACAATTTGTCCGCGACGTCGCTGAATCATAGAGGGCAACAACCGTTTCGTCAATAAAAACGGACTTGTCACATGCAGCTGTACCATGCGCTCGACTTGTTCGTCAGTCATGTCCGTCACCAGCCCATATGTACTCATTCCACTATTATGAACGAGCACGTCAATTGGATGAAAAAGAGACGACACTAACGTATCGACCCCAAAAGGATGAGATAAATCGGCCTGAATGGCATATATGTCTGTTGATAATTGCTTCATTAAAGATTGAACAGATTGTTCATTTTTGTAGTAATGCAAATATAATCCATATCCTTCTTTTGCGAGTTGTCGAGCAATTTCCCGTCCAATTCCTCCACTCGCTCCTGTAACTAAAGCATATTTCATCACATTTCACCTTTTCGGAACAACTTGGCATACCGTAAACTGTTCGGGTACAAAACATTCACGGGCTACCGTTTTTATATCATCCGATGTCAATGATTGTAACGCCTCTACAACATCGAATAAACTCATTTGGTCGAATGCGTAACGAGTAAATTGATTCGCAATATACTCAAGCGAATTCAACGATCGTAAAAACGAGCCAATTTTTTTTCTTTTCATCCGCTCCACTTGTTCATCACCAATATCGGAAAACTGCACAAGAATACGTTGAATTTCTTCTGCTAATTGATCAGGTTGCGATGTATCACCGCCAACTAAACCGAACCCAAAATCACTTTCTTCTGTATAATCAACCATAAATGTTTCATCAATTAATCCTTGTTGATATAGCCGCTCATAGTGCGATGAACTTTTTCCAAACAAATGATCAAGCAATAATCCCATCGCGCATTCATGTTTCAATTTTTCTTTTCCTTTTGTATATACATTTTTTGCCTTTATACCAACGAGACATTTAGATGTCTGTACATTCATTTCAATGACATGTTTTTCACGGGCGACATGGGATGGTTCTTCATAGTGAAATCGCTCAATGTCTGTTGGTGAACGGAACGTTTTTTTTGCTTGATTTGTGCGAATTTGTTCGAGTATAGTCAATGGATCAACTGGACCGGTAACAAACAACAACATATTACTCGGGTGATAAAACGTTGCATAGCATTCATACAATAAGTCTTTCGTAATATGTGAAATCGACTCCACTGTTCCTGCAATATCAATTTTTACAGGATGATTGTGATACATGCTTTCAATTGTTCCGAAATATAGACGCCAATCCGGGTTATCGTCATACATACGAATTTCTTGAGCGATAATCCCTTTTTCCTTTTCGACTGTTTGCTCTGTAAAGTATGGTTCTTGAACAAAATCAAGTAAAGTTTCTAAGTTTTTTTCTACATTTGTCGTACTCGAAAATAAATAGGCGGTGCGTGTGAAAGATGTAAAAGCGTTCGCTGATGCCCCTTGCTTACTAAATATTTGAAATACATCGCCATCTTCTTTTTCGAACAATTTATGCTCTAAAAAATGAGCGATGCCATCCGGCACTTTTTTCATACTCGTTTTTCCATATGGAGTAAAATAGTTATCCACCGAACCGTATTTTGTCGTAAACGTTGCATATGTTTTATTGAATTCTTTTTTCGGTAAAATGTAAACGTCTAATCCGTTGTTTAATCGCTCATAAAATAATTGTTCTTGCAACTGATCGTAGCGAATAATCTTCATTTTTTCTCACCTTCCTTCTCTGTTAAAAAATAAATTGTATCTAATTCAATTTTTTCACCTATACGAACAATATCCTCATACGTCACTTTTTCAATCGCTTCTAACCACTCATCTAATGGACGTTGCCGCGTCGCGATGACGTTATGATAAGAAATTTCAATCATTCCACGCGCTGTATCAACCGTTTCTAATAATTGATTACGAATGACTGCTT comes from Anoxybacillus flavithermus and encodes:
- the ymfI gene encoding elongation factor P 5-aminopentanone reductase, translated to MKYALVTGASGGIGREIARQLAKEGYGLYLHYYKNEQSVQSLMKQLSTDIYAIQADLSHPFGVDTLVSSLFHPIDVLVHNSGMSTYGLVTDMTDEQVERMVQLHVTSPFLLTKRLLPSMIQRRRGQIVVISSIWGLTGASCEVLYSMVKGAQNTFVKALAKEVAPSGIRVNAIAPGAIDTPMLQEFTAEELEALANEIPLGRIGKPEDVAKAVSFLISDDASYITGQILSVNGGWYC
- the yfmH gene encoding EF-P 5-aminopentanol modification-associated protein YfmH; its protein translation is MKIIRYDQLQEQLFYERLNNGLDVYILPKKEFNKTYATFTTKYGSVDNYFTPYGKTSMKKVPDGIAHFLEHKLFEKEDGDVFQIFSKQGASANAFTSFTRTAYLFSSTTNVEKNLETLLDFVQEPYFTEQTVEKEKGIIAQEIRMYDDNPDWRLYFGTIESMYHNHPVKIDIAGTVESISHITKDLLYECYATFYHPSNMLLFVTGPVDPLTILEQIRTNQAKKTFRSPTDIERFHYEEPSHVAREKHVIEMNVQTSKCLVGIKAKNVYTKGKEKLKHECAMGLLLDHLFGKSSSHYERLYQQGLIDETFMVDYTEESDFGFGLVGGDTSQPDQLAEEIQRILVQFSDIGDEQVERMKRKKIGSFLRSLNSLEYIANQFTRYAFDQMSLFDVVEALQSLTSDDIKTVARECFVPEQFTVCQVVPKR
- a CDS encoding DUF3243 domain-containing protein, whose amino-acid sequence is MSVLDNFEQWKSFLADRLHQAEAQGMNQQVISDIAYQIGDYLAKQVDPKNPEERVLADLWHVANEQEQHAIANMMIKLVQNK
- the pgsA gene encoding CDP-diacylglycerol--glycerol-3-phosphate 3-phosphatidyltransferase — translated: MNIPNQITIARMLLIPFFLIFLLAPIDLGMIQIGTEQLPMTHAVAALIFIIASTTDWIDGYYARKYGLVTNLGKFLDPLADKLLVSAALIALVQLDLAPAWMVIVIISREFAVTGLRLVLAGEGEVVAANMLGKIKTWTQIVAIAALLLHNLPFSLLSFPFADISLWIALIFTIWSGWDYFVKNKHAFRHSK
- a CDS encoding DUF3388 domain-containing protein; the protein is MEKKEWYLEYEIHINRPGLLGDIASLLGMLSINIITINGVDDSRRGMLLLCKSHEQIERLQSILATMEDITVTKLREPKLRDRLAVRHGRYIQRDADDKKTFRFVRDELGLLVDFMAELFKQEGHKLIGIRGMPRVGKTESIVAASVCANKRWLFVSSTLIKQTVRSQLIEDEYNENNVFIVDGIVSTRRSNERHWQLIRELMRLPATKVIEHPDIFVRHTEYKLDDFDYIIELRHDADEEITYDLVDQSSFFGNDGFSNIDF
- a CDS encoding helix-turn-helix domain-containing protein; the encoded protein is MFPLTELGKRLKEAREQSNMSLDDLQEITKIQKRYLIAIEQGNYVIMPGKFYVRAFIRQYAEAVGLDPEELFEQYANEIPNAQQEELPGELSRVKSRQLSEQGEKVLNILPKILIGMLAVGVAVVLWFFFQNRTMDEQPQEQVINEETEFEQSEQANEQQPEKQNEQQSEKQNEQQLEKEQEQPSTAMIKVVDTNGRKSTLEVTGEQLIIDIATKGDAWIEVKNGKGKAFTRKMMYANQAETFDLTNETEVLLVIGQTLNTEVKINGQTLEYPVNPSDHVRQDITIVYKKQ